In Pochonia chlamydosporia 170 chromosome Unknown PCv3seq00009, whole genome shotgun sequence, a genomic segment contains:
- a CDS encoding cytochrome p450 protein (similar to Eutypa lata UCREL1 XP_007791003.1): protein MSYVHFASPAAMYLLYLVGLLLVSFISYSVAFHPLRRFPGPFLAKVTDAYSGYFAYRKSLHLVTYEHMKKYGDVVRLGPNKLIFNSARAVQDIYLNPRVAKGEPYNHGMFMAKHRTLLMTTNREDHKKKSKVIGAVLNERSMRIFQPKVIKRINEFLQILNGASQSSASVNVSDMSTYLATDIAGDLAFGHPLNTQTRETNRFFPITLQKWSWRVNAMMQFTPLRIYNLIMMAIKYKETMKLMVAIKNMVRAREALDRHAYHDFYSVVIDEIKLGDHFLTSEMWPHGTNFLAAATIASTFFYLSRYPDTYTRLAEEVRSNFSSAEEIQQGPKLAKCKYLRSCVDESLRCSPPVLSILWRQLDPADNSGKPFIVDGNIIPQGTQVGVSLYALFHNESIFEDPFVYRPERWLESADGTEDEELKAARKMMRLAHIPFATGDRACPGKAMAWMEIMIAIARTFWFFDFEKAPGKLGQVGELLHPAPDGQSLIPEHETEDWFAAVHDGPYLAFRRRGHFIDELEEAMREE, encoded by the exons ATGTCGTATGTACATTTTGCATCGCCAGCAGCCATGTACTTGTTATATCTCGTTGGCCTTCTA CTTGTATCCTTCATTAGCTATTCGGTAGCATTTCACCCTTTGAGACGGTTTCCCGGCCCATTTCTGGCCAAGGTTACCGATGCCTACAGTGGCTACTTTGCTTACAGAAAATCTCTTCACCTTGTCACGTATGAGCATATGAAGAAATACG GCGATGTTGTCCGCCTCGGTCCCAACaagctcatcttcaactctgCGAGAGCTGTGCAAG ACATCTATTTAAATCCTCGGGTGGCCAAAGGCGAGCCGTACAATCACGGCATGTTCATGGCCAAACACCGCACTCTATTGATGACTACGAATAGGGAAGAtcacaagaagaagagtaaAGTGATCGGAGCTGTGCTTAATGAACGATCTATGCGCATCTTCCAGCCGAAAGTCATAAAGCGGATCAATGAGTTTCTCCAGATACTCAACGGCGCGTCGCAGAGTTCTGCCTCCGTTAACGTATCGGATATGTCTACATATCTTGCTACTGATATTGCTGGAGATCTTGCATTCGGCCACCCACTAAACACTCAAACGCGGGAGACTAATCGATTCTTTCCAATTACTCTTCAGAAATGGAGCTGGAGGGTCAACGCCATGATGCAATTCACCCCCTTGCGAATCTACAATCTGATTATGATGGCAATCAAGTATAAGGAAACAATGAAGCTAATGGTGGCAATCAAAAACATGGTAAGGGCACGGGAGGCCTTGGATAGACACGCATATCACGACTTCTACTCCGTCGTTATTGATGAGATTAAACTGGGAGATCACTTCCTCACTAGCGAGATGTGGCCGCATGGGACTAATTTCTTGGCTGCTG CAACCATAGCCAGCACCTTTTTCTACCTTTCAAGATATCCGGACACCTACACACGCCTAGCTGAAGAGGTACGATCAAACTTCTCTTCAGCCGAGGAGATCCAACAAGGACCAAAACTAGCCAAATGCAAATATTTACGGTCATGTGTCGACGAAAGCCTTCGCTGTTCGCCGCCAGTACTATCTATTCTCTGGCGTCAACTGGATCCTGCCGATAACAGTGGCAAGCCTTTTATAGTTGACGGGAACATCATCCCTCAAGGCACCCAAGTTGGTGTCAGTCTCTACGCCCTATTCCATAACGAAAGTATATTTGAAGATCCTTTCGTCTATCGACCGGAGCGATGGCTTGAGTCTGCAGATGGTAccgaagacgaggagctAAAAGCAGCGCGGAAAATGATGCGTTTGGCACATATCCCCTTTGCGACTGGTGATCGTGCATGCCCTGGTAAAGCCATGGCGTGGATGGAAATCATGATCGCTATTGCCCGCACGTTCTGGTTCTTTGACTTCGAGAAGGCACCTGGGAAGCTAGGGCAAGTTGGGGAACTTCTGCATCCAGCACCAGATGGCCAAAGTTTGATCCCGGAGCACGAGACAGAAGATTGGTTTGCGGCTGTTCACGATGGTCCATACTTGGCATTCCGTAGGCGAGGACACTTCATCGACGAGCTTGAGGAAGCAATGCGCGAGGAGTGA
- a CDS encoding multidrug resistance protein fnx1 (similar to Metarhizium acridum CQMa 102 XP_007808573.1), whose amino-acid sequence MPKSGSPGSLMEDKDRQCDGKPESNYQVPGEEEDTSGHLHGWRLWVVAILISIVYFIVQVEISIVTTSIVNITQDIGGFVVINSKLSDILGRKLVFISCIFFFTAFSGACAAANTIDQLYVVTIPLSDYLCNIYLYCSLLYSIVFRAFQGIGGGGSYALGSIMLIQIVPASEITKMASYSSISFVVATVLGPIIGGGICQHTTWRWIFLFNVPIGVFAMVIAMIGIPNGYPHHHKAVKPQMASFSEMRTRIDLLGCTLLLLSTLAFASAFQEVNSQFSWDSAYFIALIIASLLLCALLLLWERRVAAQNGPREPVLPWRFIVRREMLGTLLYVIPYPLALVRARIVIKLTIDIDIRGLFLVGGTVGVTSFQLPQRFQLVNDLDAVGAGARLLPFGGASTVGGMLIARAYSIFKTPLVYVIIAGALLQVAGYALLGTIDAAADIPPQLYGYEVIAGVGCGISYLSLFAAVPFAAEKRDHAVGLGISHQFRALGSALAIAIGVSIFNGHVINRLKQLGFSDPGNFVATSAQHQLLSELRDDVRMVLSDGYNSQMFLLCGFGAAQIFAALLMWKRKQILPA is encoded by the exons ATGCCGAAGTCTGGCTCTCCAGGCTCGCTGATGGAAGACAAAGATAGGCAGTGTGATGGAAAGCCGGAATCAAACTACCAAGTTCcgggcgaggaggaggatacTAGCGGCCATCTCCATGGCTGGCGGCTCTGGGTGGTGGCTATTCTCATCTCAATTGTGTACTTCATTGTACAGGTAGAGATTAGCATCGTGACCACTTCCATTGTGAACATTACGCAGGATATCGGTG GCTTCGTTGTGATCAATTCAAAGCTGAGTGATATTCTTGGCCGCAAGCTGGTATTCATATCAtgcattttcttcttcaccgcGTTCTCGGGCGCTTGCGCGGCTGCCAACACAATAGATCAGCTGTACGTTGTCACCATCCCTCTTTCAGACTATCTCTGCAACATCTACTTATATTGCTCTCTGCTTTACAGCATTGTTTTCCGAGCCTTTCAAggcatcggcggcggcggcagttATGCCCTAGGTAGCATCATGCTCATCCAAATCGTTCCGGCTTCGGAAATCACGAAGATGGCATCATATTCAAGCATTTCCTTCGTTGTTGCCACAGTCTTGGGTCCAATAatcggcggcggcatttGCCAGCACACAACCTGGCGATGGATATTCCTGTTCAACGTTCCAATTGGGGTATTTGCCATGGTCATCGCCATGATTGGCATTCCAAACGgatatcctcatcatcacaaagCTGTAAAGCCGCAAATGGCCAGCTTTTCTGAAATGCGGACGAGAATTGACCTGCTCGGGTGTACCCTACTGTTGTTATCGACTCTCGCCTTCGCTTCTGCGTTTCAAGAGGTCAACAGTCAATTCTCATGGGACTCGGCTTATTTCATCGCCTTAATCATCGCTTCACTTCTTCTCTGTGCGTTGCTATTGCTCTGGGAACGGAGAGTAGCCGCGCAGAATGGCCCCCGGGAGCCTGTTTTACCATGGCGGTTCATTGTTCGCCGCGAGATGCTCGGCACATTGCTGTATGTCATCCCCTATCCCCTTGCTCTTGTTCGTGCGCGAATTGTCATCAAACTGACgattgatattgatataAGAGGACTCTTCCTGGTCGGCGGAACAGTTGGCGTTACATCATTTCAGCTACCGCAGCGTTTCCAGCTTGTCAACGACCTCGACGCGGTCGGTGCTGGCGctcgtcttcttcccttcGGCGGAGCCAGTACCGTTGGCGGGATGTTGATTGCTCGAGCATATAGTATATTCAAGACGCCACTGGTGTATGTTATTATTGCTGGTGCGTTATTACAAGTTGCGGGTTATGCCTTACTGGGGACTATCGATGCCGCTGCCGATATACCACCGCAGCTTTATGGATATGAAGTCATTGCTGGAGTAGGATGCGGGATAAGCTATCTGTCATTATTCGCCGCTGTTCCATTTGCCGCAGAAAAGCGTGATCATG CCGTGGGACTAGGAATCTCACATCAATTCCGTGCCCTAGGAAGTGCTCTCGCTATCGCCATTGGAGTATCTATCTTCAATGGCCACGTCATAAATCGCTTAAAACAATTAGGATTTTCAGACCCAGGGAACTTCGTCGCTACCAGTGCCCAGCACCAACTTCTATCGGAGTTGCGAGACGATGTGAGGATGGTTCTCTCCGATGGATACAACTCCCAGATGTTTCTTTTATGTGGTTTCGGAGCAGCTCAAATATTTGCGGCCTTGCTGATGTGGAAGAGAAAGCAAATTTTGCCCGCGTAG